Proteins found in one Miscanthus floridulus cultivar M001 chromosome 4, ASM1932011v1, whole genome shotgun sequence genomic segment:
- the LOC136548917 gene encoding lysine-rich arabinogalactan protein 19-like has protein sequence MPPPRRPAPPHARPAHARRVAPPACPHPAISPRPAHGGGPPPRGHAPTPSSRPAVPPRPRTAARPRRCAPAAPPSAHAGVPPPSSPAGPPTPARLRRPPRTPWATGARRPTPAALTPRPAPQPTAALPWPSRRDPSHPRCAPDHRGHPLPVPGMPRPTPTPSQPRHHREEPS, from the exons ATGCCCCCACCCCGCCGTCCCGCCCCGCCCCACGCACGCCCCGCCCACGCACGGCGCGTGGCCCCACCGGCGTGCCCCCACCCCGCCATCTCGCCCCGCcccgcgcacggcggcggccCCCCCCCCCGCGGCCATGCCCCCACCCCGTCGTCCCGCCCCGCCGTCCCGCCCCGCCCGCGCACGGCGGCGCGCCCCCGCCGCTGTGCCCCCGCCGCTCCGCCGTCCGCGCACGCCGGCGTGCCCCCACCGTCTTCGCCCGCCGGCCCGCCCACACCGGCGCGCCTCCGCCGGCCGCCTCGGACACCGTGGGCCACCGGCGCCCGCCGCCCCACACCCGCCGCTCTAACCCCGCGGCCCGCGCCCCAGCCCACGGCAGCGCTGCCCTGGCCCTCTCGGCGCGACCCCAGCCATCCTCGATGTGCCCCCGACCACCGCGGCCATCCTCTCCCCGTCCCCGGCATGCCTCGGCCGACCCCGACGCCCTCCCAGCCCCGACACCATAG agaagagccgtcGTAG
- the LOC136552322 gene encoding transcription factor bHLH111-like: protein MQWPPPRSSPPPPPPSASSSSTSSAAAVASWWRDSMHPAAYGAWTPPPPAATMAPHQQHGGRTTTSSGGGADDDLSAPNATMTSFTNTSTTNHSGLSMDSGGAEVAAAVAAESHLWNQVLMGAGGEVGRSMQAVHDAHDDSENFLELLNSRTLAPELFAEPPACDYLKKMEYGSSHGGSGGGGGGGWPDHHQFTTAALEKHVSSGYGAGALAHQHQSERLTANLSDLVSNWSIAPPSPCLGDAHHRAGVAAACDNNAAAVAALGHGAKAGLFLDSGGGVCKHEIGGHGHGHGAMLEEAASGGSGAGGGGQEFLRPVGYSSMLGLSSNRMYMDVPWSNNAGTASLSDLISFGGAPLGKPEQPAPATSTKAQAEYKKQGHEISSPAKTSSGGGSKGSSEGKKKRSEEQQGSEGNAKKSKNEASSPTSSLKASQVPKVKLGDKITALQQIVSPFGKTDTASVLYEAINYIKWLHEQVQLLNDPYMKTSSSKDYNASGGLDRKEKSETEIDLRSRGLCLVPVSCTPQVYRDNNGPDYWTPPYRSCLYR from the exons ATGCAGTGGCCTCCTCCCCGCAGCTccccgccgcctccaccgccgtcggcctcctcctcgtccacGTCCTCGGCTGCCGCCGTGGCCTCCTGGTGGCGCGACAGCATGCACCCGGCTGCCTACGGCGCGTGGACGCCCCCGCCCCCCGCGGCGACGATGGCGCCGCACCAGCAGCACGGCGGCCGGACGACGACGtcctccggcggcggcgccgacgaCGACCTCTCGGCCCCCAACGCCACCATGACGTCCTTCACAAACACCTCCACCACCAACCACTCCGGCCTCAGCATGGACTCCGGCGGAGCCGaggtggccgccgccgtcgccgccgagaGCCACCTCTGGAACCAAGTCCTCAT GGGAGCCGGCGGCGAGGTTGGAAGAAGCATGCAGGCCGTGCACGACGCCCACGACGACAGCGAGAACTTCCTCGAGCTGCTCAACTCGAGGACGCTCGCGCCGGAGCTCTTCGCCGAGCCCCCGGCCTGCGACTACCTCAAGAAGATGGAATACGGCAGCAGCCACGGCggcagcggtggtggcggtggcggcgggtggcCGGACCACCACCAGTTCACGACAGCCGCCCTGGAGAAGCACGTGAGCTCCGGCTACGGCGCCGGAGCGCTCGCGCACCAGCACCAGTCggagcggctcacggcgaacctgtCCGACCTCGTGAGCAACTGGTCCATAGCGCCGCCGAGCCCGTGCCTCGGCGACGCGCACCACCGCGCCGGCGTCGCCGCGGCATGCGATAACAACGCCGCCGCGGTGGCCGCCTTGGGACACGGCGCCAAGGCCGGCCTGTTCCTGGACTCCGGCGGCGGCGTCTGCAAGCACGAGATaggcggccacggccacggccacggcgcgATGCTGGAGGAAGCGGCGTCCGGGggcagcggcgccggcggcggcggccaggagTTCCTCCGGCCCGTGGGGTACAGCTCCATGCTCGGGCTCAGCAGCAACAGGATGTATATGGACGTGCCGTGGAGCAACAATGCCGGCACGGCGAGCCTGTCGGACCTGATATCTTTCGGCGGAGCGCCGCTGGGAAAACCAGAGCAGCCGGCGCCGGCCACGTCAACGAAGGCGCAGGCGGAGTACAAGAAGCAAGGGCACGAAATCTCTTCGCCG GCAAAGACAAGCAGCGGAGGTGGCAGCAAGGGAAGCTCggaggggaagaagaagagatcaGAGGAGCAGCAAGGGTCGGAAGGGAACGCCAAGAAGTCCAAAAATGAGGCCTCCTCGCCCACGTCGTCTCTCAAG GCATCGCAGGTGCCAAAAGTGAAGTTAGGAGATAAGATCACTGCACTGCAACAGATCGTTTCACCATTTGGAAAG ACCGATACCGCATCAGTTCTGTATGAGGCGATAAATTACATCAAGTGGTTGCATGAACAAGTGCAG TTGCTGAATGATCCATACATGAAGACAAGTAGTAGCAAG GACTACAACGCATCGGGAGGGTTGGATAGGAAGGAGAAATCGGAGACAGAGATTGACCTGCGAAGTAGAGGCCTGTGCTTGGTACCCGTCTCATGCACGCCTCAAGTGTACAGGGATAACAACGGCCCAGATTACTGGACGCCCCCATATAGAAGCTGCTTATACCGATGA